A window from Cryptomeria japonica chromosome 1, Sugi_1.0, whole genome shotgun sequence encodes these proteins:
- the LOC131856279 gene encoding uncharacterized protein LOC131856279, with product MVEGIPEERELDDSKDLPKVLFVNTTDECYSNIAFFLTYGECPQHLSFKEKRSIKLKATNFVLWDIGLYKRAIDGKPKPATLPLKPVIVEEPFRQWGIDFIGVINPSSSVGYLYFLTTTDYFTKWVEAIPIKNATSEIVCRFLKENIISKFGVPFKIVTDNVATFSSSEISQFCFEYNILLTHSSDYYPQGNGQAESSNKNLITIIHKLVEENQRSWHKALFDTLWADKITPKRAIGMSPFQLLYGINAKIPITLELPSLKLAKAIEDQTYENALDKRIMYLSQLEEQRTQVVDRIAQH from the exons ATGGTGGAAGGTATTCCAGAGGAGCGAGAATTGGATGATTCTAAAGATCTTCCCAAGGTATTGTTTGTCAACACTACTGATGAATGctattctaatatagcatttttcttgacTTATGGCGAATGTCCACAACATTTGTCATTCAAGGAAAAAAGAAGTATCAAGTTGAAAGCTACAAACTTTGTATTATGGGATATTGGTTTGTATAAGAGGGcaattgatg GCAAACCAAAGCCTGCAACATTACCATTGAAGCCGGTTATTGTTGAAGAGCCTTTCcgacagtggggcattgattttattggtgtcatcaatcCTTCTTCAAGTGTAGGTTATTTGTATTTCCTTACAacaactgattatttcaccaagtgggtggaagccataccgaTAAAGAATGCTACTTCTGAGATAGTATGCAGAttcctcaaggagaatattatttccAAGTTTGGTGTTCCATTCAAAATTGTGACTGATAATGTAGCCACCTTTTCTTCCTCagaaatttcacaattttgctttgagTATAATATATTGTTAACTCATTCATCtgattattatccccaaggtaatggtcaggcggaATCTAGTAACAAGAATTTGATTACTATTATTCACAAGCTTGTGGAGGAAAATCAAAGGTCCTGGCATAAGGCTCTTTTTGATACTTTATGGGCAGACAAAATTACACCCAAAAGGgctattggtatgtcaccatttcagCTTCTCTATGGGATCAATGCAAAAAtacccatcactttggaacttcctTCTCTCAAGTTGGCTAAAGCAATTGAAGATCAAACTTATGAGAATGCTTTAGACAAAAGGATCATgtatctttctcagctggaagaacaaagaacacaagtggtAGATCGGATTGCCCAGCATTAG